The genome window GATTACCTCAAACTGGAAAAAGAGTTCAGCCAGGCTTTACTAAGTCAGTCTAAAAACACGACTGATACCCGCCTGAAAGAAGCGACCAGTGCGGCTGAGCAACATAAGAAGGTCGAGGAGATGATTCAGGACAATTATCTCAAAACGGAGAAGGTTTCCCTTGAAACAGCGATGCGGGAGCGGGAAAATCGTATGCAGACAATCAAGCTCGTTATCGGTCAGTTAAGCCAGATGGAGGGCTTAATCGGCCAGATGGCTAATGTAACCTTGCAAGCTACCAGCAACCTCGATGTGTTATCCGGGAAAACTAAAGCCAAAGCGGAGGAGGATCTAAAAAGCGCTCAGAATCTGCTTGGTTATTATCAGGAGATGATGAAGGTCGGCGGTGAAGAGGGTGATAAGTGGGCTGAGAGGTATAAAAACCAGGTGGAAGTGGTAAATCAGGCAACGCAAAAATTCGCCGCCCTGAGTGAAATGACGACCAAGGCTCAGGTTGATTTCATTATGGCCGCCGTAGACATGATTGCTTCTGCAATCGACTTCGTGGTCGGTGGCTTAGCCGAGGCCAGCCGCACCGCCGCCGAATCAATCCAGCGTCAGCGGGAAATCATTACTGGCTATCACGATGCGATGATTGAGATGAATCAGCGCGCGCTGGATGTGCAACTGGAAGCCTTTGCGGACTCTTACGATCAACGGAAAAAAGTGCTTGACGAGTTTTACGCCAAGCAAAAGGGGATCGTCGAATCCCGCGACCTGGTAGACGCTCAGCTTGCTCATTCGCAGGAGGTATTACAGATTCAGGCAGATACCACCACCAAGATGGGGGAAATTTGGGACATCAAGAAAGGGGCATTTGGTCCGCTCTTCATGGTGGCGTTGGCTAAAACGCTTATTGCCTGGAAAGCAAACAAAGATGAGATGGAGGCCGCTGAATGGCACCATCAGGCGAATCTGGAACGGGCGAAGATCAACCAGCTTCAACTCGACATCGAACGTTTTGCCGCCGAACGGGATGCCAAGATTCAGGCCTTAGAGGAAGAACTGGCTGCTTACACTCAGGCTAAAGAGCAAGAAATTGATGCGGCTGAGGAAGCGGCTGATGCTAAAATAGATCTAATTGAACGAGCGCGCGATGCAAAGAAGGAAGCCTTACAGCTCCAGCTCGATGCAGTTAAAGAGGCATACAGTGCAGAAACCGAAAAGGTTAAAGAGAGCTATGAGACTCAACTATCTGCGTTGAGAGAAAGGCAGGCAGCTGAACAGGCCGCCTTGAAAGAAACGTATGCCCTTAAACAACAATTGCTTGAGCAGAGTAAAGCTGATGAGGTCACAACCGTCGGCATTCTTGACCGGGTTCGTCAAGAAGCCCTAGAGCGCTATCGTGTTGATGAGATAGCTCGTTTGCAAGCCACACGTGACCGTATTCTGAGTACCCTGACCGATGAAGGTGAACGGATGCAGGTGACTAATGAATATGCCAATCGAATTGCGGATGTTCACAAACAGGTAGAAGAGGCCAAGCTTGATAAAACAAAAGGCGTATCGCTCGCCACAACTCAATTACGTACTGAGGAAAAAACTGAGGCAGAACGACTAAAAAAGGAAGAGGCCGCTACGGTTAAAGCCTTGCAGGATCAGCAGCAGCAGGAGTTTAAGCGACTAAGCCAGGAGAGAGATGACCTTCTAAAGAAAATGAAGGATGATAATCTCCAGCGTGAAAAAGACCTGAAAGAGCAGATTACAAAGCTGGAAGCTGACGCAAAATCTCAGATATCTCAAATTCAAACCGACCTTACAGCCGAAATCAATAAGCTGAAAGACCAGATCGCGGCCAAGGATAAAGAAACTGCCGAGGCAATGAAGGCCGAGAATCAGAGCTACGCCAAGCAGGTCATCATGGCTGAATACGAGATCATGGAAGCCAAAAAGGCTGTGGCCATTGCCGAGCTTCGGGCTGAACAGGCCTTGCTTCGTTCCAAGCGTTGGTTTATGAATAAGGGCAAAATCAATGATGCTATTGCCGATATTGAAAACGCCATTAATGAGATTAATGGTGCCGGTGGCCGGTCTGAAGTAATTGATAAGATGCAGCGTCAGGAGGAACTGGCCGAAGAGGTGAAAAACCTGAAAGCGAGGATTCCTGAACTGGAAAATCAATTAAAGGCAGTGCAGAGTGCCATAGAAGTAAAAAAGGCTGAAATCACCGCTGCTGAGGCTGCTGGACAGGACAGCTGGGGAGCGAAGATAGAACTAAGTAGCCTTTCTACTCAAGAATACAGCTACAAAGCAAATATCGACGAAATCGCTCGTCTAATCAAAGCCAAAGAGGATGAGATCGAACGCCTGAAGTTCTTCAAGGGTACCGAATTTGTGGACTCCAATAAACACCCGGATGGCATTGACACAATTCCCGCAATGCTTACTAAAGGCGAACGGGTGCTTACCGTTGATCAGAATCAAGCCCTGGCGGGTATTAGCAATGAAGCCTTGGTTCAGAAGGTTCAAGCGTTTGATCAATTGCTAATGGGTATTCCTCGCTTTGAGGTGCCGATTATGGGCTTGCCCGACTGGGCAACGGGCGCCAGCGGAGGCTCGACGATTGATTTGAGCGCTATGCTGGCCAAGATGGACGAGCTCAACCAGACGTTTGCCAATAAAAAGCATACCAGCATTAACGTTGACCGAAACGGCTTTAGAATCTCGGAGATGAAGGGCCAATCCATCGAGCATTACTATACCAACCTATTTCATCAGTAAAACCTACCTACCGTAACATGAAGGAGAAGAAAGGAGACCAGGGCAATCAGGTGCGCAAATTGCCACAACCTCGCAATCGCTACTACATTAATGAACCTGTCATTGTGTTGCGAATGGGTGAATTCGAACGCCTGATCCATCACTTGGTCAGTTTGGGGCTTAAAGACGCTCAACCCGAGAATGTCCAACGGGGTTTGGAGCGGCGGCATACGATGATCCTTCAGGAATGCCGCCAAAAGTTAAGTGACGCCAAAAACCATTACCTGATAAAAGAATGATCAAGCTAAGCATAGGCAACAAAATTATTGAAGTAAAGCCGGAACGGATCATTCGGGTAAAGGGAGAAGGCAATTATGCGGTTTTCTTTCTGATTGATGGTCGAACGGTGCTTTCCGCCCGGCATCTGGGGCACTGGGAAACCAAGCTGCCGGGCTTCATCTTGGTGCACAAGGGCAATCTGGTGAATCCGGCCTTCATTACCGACATGGACACTGAGTCAGTGACCATTGATGGTACCGTTTTCCCCATATCACGCCGTAGGCGCAAAATCGTATCCCAACTGATTATAAAAACCGACGTGGCTGATGCGATTCCTGCTTGATGAACTACAAATACAGGCCCCACTTGGTAGTGATGGGTTGAAGCTGCGAAAGGACCGCCATCGGCTCTATTGGGGCTTTCTGTTTCAAAAGATCGGCTACGTCGAAGGCACGGGAAGCGTCATTTTTGCTGACCCCAAAGCTACGCGGCTTCTGCGCGATCGATTTGGCCGGTTCGGTGTGCAGGCTGAAACACGCTTTCGGATTCTGGAAGGGGACTACACTCTTTATGACGGTTATATCGATTACACGCAGTATTCGGACGATGGTGAACGCGTTTCAGCGGCATTGCGGGACGATAAGACAGTGATCAGCCTGGCCACGAACCTAACAACCCGCTATAGTTTCGAACCTACTGACCGCGTGAAGCTTCACGCCCGTCGGCTGTCGAGTCCGGCCAATCTCGTTCTCAATGCGGACGTGGCCACGGTTCGCCGGTCGGCTCCGTATAACATTTTGATCAATCACAGCGTGCCGCTCAAACGGGTTGATGAACGGGAGCAGCCCTTGCCCGGTACCATGGCCAGCATCATTCGTCCGGAACTCAACACCGAAATTTACCAGAACACGACCGACCGACCGCAAAGCCTGGTCATTTCGGGTCTCGTCAAGGTGACGGCTTCAGCCAGTCACTCACTGGTTCCAACCCTGCGGGTTCGACTCACCGAACAGGAGCCTATACCGATCGGGTCATTCTCTGTTTCCAGTACACCGGAGCTAATAACGGCGGTGGTAAGTCTAACGGTTGTTGTATACCCCACCCAAAAACTGTGGCTTGATTGGTCTCATTCCGACAGCGTGAGCAGCTACTCGTTTGCCTACGATCCCGACACGGCCATCACCGTTCAGGAATCGACCACGATTCCCGATTCGGAAGCCGCCTGCTTTACCGCTGGCGAATTGCTGGAAAAGCTAATCGACCGGGCGTCGGACGGAGCGTTATCGTTCCAATCGAATTTCTTCAGTTCCGGCGAAGGCTCTACGATGCTGCTCACCAACGGAGGTAATATTCGGGGGTTGGCTAAACCGGTTATTGCTTCCTTTCAGGAGGTGTTCGAAGGGCTGAACGCGCTATACAACCTGAAAATGGACATTGTGGGTAGTCATGTTGTCATTGAGCCGAAGAGCTTCAGGGGCGGTCCGTCGCACGGTGTGACTCGCATTCCCCAACTGAACAACTTTCGCCAGATTCCCAACACTGATTTATTGTTTTCAGAAGTGTTCACAGGCTTCGAGACGTGGCGGGGGGAGTCGCTCGCGTCAGGCTCAGAAGTCAACAGCCAGCGTCAGTATCGCACCGGAATCACCACGTTGCGCAATACGTTGGATTTACGCTCAAAACTCATTGCATCGGGAACACTCATCGAAGAACAGCGGCGAAAGCAGTTTCAACCCGACACGGCATCGAGTTCCAAAGCTGACACGCTTGACGAAGCCCTATTTGTGATTTGCGCCATTCGGAAAGCGACGGGTTGGCAAGCTGAGCGCCTTGAAAATACAGACTTTATTTCAGGGGTTTTGGAGCCTGCCAGCTCGTATAATCTGCGTATCAATCCCCGGGCGAACCTGCAACGCTGGACCAATTTGCTGGCTGATTGTCTGCCCTTACGCCTGGAATCGTCCGTTGGCAATGCCGCCGCCCGGATCGCTTATAATGGCCGCGAATACAGCGAACAGGGCATTCACTTCGTGGTTGATGTGCCCTTGGTCGGGACAACCATCACCGAAATCGAAGCACCTATGTCAATGCTGGGTTATTCGCAGCTCACGGACTTGATTGAATATCCTGACCCGATCACTGGAAGCTGGAAACAGGGCCTGCTCATGGATGCCAGTTGGCGCCGATCGCTGGAAGGCAATACTGTCACTTTTCTTCTTTACACGTAGCATGAATCCATTCATACATTTCCTCCGCTTTTTTACTCTGGCTGACAACGGAAAAGCGGTGCCGAATAATTACAACCAACCCGACAGCACCCACGCTGATCTGCCCGTTGTCGCTGGTGATCGCCTGCGGTTTCTGGTGCCCCGTTCGGATTTAGGTGGACTTGATTTTAGTCGTCTAGCCATCCATTTACTTCGTCATCCGGTGGACTTTCCGCCCCCGAACGATTCGATCATAAACTACCCCCCTCCCGAACCGGTTTTACCCGATCCGATTGGCGGTTTGCGGCCACAATTGGGGGAAATCAGCAGCGTGGTCAGGCTGCGCGTTAATTCCGCGCCGAAAGAAGGTGAACACCGCCAATTCGCGCTGTTAGTGGATATTCCCAATGCGCTCAACTCGTTTAATAATAATCTGGCTTTGAATAAGCCGGTTATGGTAAGTAGCGCGGCGGGTCCAGCCTGGGCATCCGAGCACTTGACCGATGGATTAGGCGGTATTGGGTGGAGTTCAGATGGTCAGCTGTCGGTTCAGGATCATGTCGAATACGTGGTGATTGATCTGGAAGAATCCGCGCTCATTGAATCGGTTACGTTGGTGCCGACCTTTGGCCAAGGCTGGCCCATTGATTTTACGATTGATCTATCAGACGATAATTCGACGTGGACAACGGCCATTACCAAAACGGGGGCTGTTCAGCCGCAGGCTCCACAAACCTTCGCCATGCCTGCCAAGGCTTACGGGCGGTACGTCAGGATTCGGGCCACGAAATTACGGTACATCAACCCGTTGGACCCGTATTACCGTTTCCAGTTAGGCGAAGTCCAGATTGCGGGAAAACTAGCCGACGAAGTGCGGACATTGGGCGGTACCTTTTCGGGGCAAAAAAGCGATCTGACTGAGTATGTGCAGGCTATCAAAGCCCACTTTCAGGCCAATCCATACACGCCCGTCAGTGTCATCGAGGATGGGAACGAACTGGAAATTCGCTTTCACCACTCCGAACGGTTCCGACTGGGACACGCGCCGGTTCGCGTTGGTCTCGGAGCCGTGACTGAATCCAACACCAACCAGCCGACGATGGCCGCGCGAAAAATGGAGACGGTTACCATTGGCGCAAAAGATGCCTACACATTGGTACTCAGTGATGACATCGAAGCGGGTAACGTCTTCACGTTGGCCGGTAAGAGCTACACCGCCTCCGGGAAGGAGCAGCCTGCCGCTATTTTACGGGCATTAGGCGTTCCGGACGGGAAAATCACGGTTCCTTCGGGTACGCCTGTCGGTCTGAGCGTTCAGAAAGGCAACTATACCTTGGCCAACACCAACCAGCCGCGCATCGAGCTGTTGTATACAGGTAATAACGGCGGTGGTCAGGATATCTACCAGGCGTTTGTCGGTGCCGACGTACAACCCGGAAACTTGTATCAGATTTCGGCTCCGGGCCTGACCACGCGCTCGAAAATCGCTACGGAGTCTGACACGAAAGTCAGCATCGAGGCTTTTTTCAATAACAGCGGCGATCCCGGGCGAATGGCTATTCCGCAGGGACAAGTCCCGACCGCTGTGGCGATAGCGGGTACCCGAACCTACGAAAACACGAATAACCCATCGCTCGGACTAACCGGAAAGGTAACCACCCCGGCCAAAGTCGTGGATCGGTACGCCATTTCGATTGGGTCGAGCATTCGGCGCGGAAACCAGTACGTGTTGGGAGCGGCCACGGTCATTGCCGATCAGGACGACACCACGATCGACATTGCCCGTAAGTTTGGGCATGGGTCTAATCCGTTTACGGTTGAAATCCCGACCGGTCAACAGCTTACCGCCTACGCCACGCCGGGACTGCTCTACGGGCCTGAACATATTGCGGATGTCGAAGTCATCGAGGGGGCCAATTGGACCAAAAGCGGCCAACTCGTGGCCGATGTCGTTATCCCCGAAGGCTTGAAAGGTGACCGGTACGCCTTAGCGCTGTGGGATTGGAAAGCTAAAAAAGTCATTGCCCAGTCGAACTACCTGCGCATTCGACCAACCGAAAAAGATACGCTGGTGATCCGCTATGGTGACCCCGAACAAGTCTACGGCTACGAATACTCCGAGCCCGGCTTGTTTCAGCAAATGCGCTTACCCATCTGCCTTAATGAGGGCAGGCTTCAGCAACAAGAAAACATCTGGGACACGCTCGACGAAATTCGGGTGCGGGACCGAACCACGGGCATCCTACAACGGGAGCTCATCACCCGGGCTTTACCCGAGTCATTCCATCTCGCACTTTGGGCGGCACTCAAACACCGTGAAGTGTGGATAAACGGGAAGCCTTTCCGTAGTGAGGGAGAGTACAAGCAATCGGCTGCCGTTGGAAAACGGAGGCTCATGAATGGCGTCGCAACGGTGGTGGAAACGGGGAAGCACTGGACGAATTACGCACAAAATAAGCCCTACTTATCCAGTTATGAGTCAGCTGGTTATGCATTTGTAAAGTCGATTGTACCAAACACTACCTTGAATTGCTGGTTGCAGGAGGGCAATTTTGTTCAACGCATTTACGGCGGACAGGCCATTGAGCCGCAGGTATACCAGCTTCTGGTACAGGGCACATCGGAGCGTTTGGCAGTGATCGTTTTTCTAAACGGCACTGCCAGCCTCCGAGCCATCTTAGAACCCACCATTCTGAACCGCATTGATTCGGTGTTGGTGGTCGAAGCAGGAAGCCAGGTGATCATCGAAGCCCGTCCGTTCACAACCGATTTTGACGTAAATGCGTGGTTTAACCAGCTCGCTGAATCGGATCAGGGAGCCTTCACCAACGAATACACGGACGAGTTTTTATGACCCTCGAAGAGTTTAACGCCAAAGTCGATCAGTATCTCCCTTCCAATATTACTCAGGCGATCAGCGCGACCGAACTGCGCACTATTCTCAAAGTATTAGGGCAAGAGCTTTTTGGCGTAGCGGACTCGCTACGGGGCGGCTGGACGCCTGAACTGGCCCTGGTGGTTAATGGGCAAAATCTAGTCGTTCAACTCAAAGACTGGTCGGGTGGTACCGGCAACAAGCCGACTTCCGTACCGGCTTACGTTGGGCAAAATGGCTACGTGACGAACATCGCCAACGCCATCAACATTCGGGGTATTCAGGGGCTGCCGGGCAACAAGGGAGATCAAGGTAACAAAGGGTGGACTCCCCGGCATATATCGGAAGTTGACGGCAGCCGGATTGTTTTCAAGCTTACTGGATACGTTGGTGGTGAAGGAACCGCGCCAACCACCGATGTCGGAAAGTATTTTGGGGTCAATGGGTATGTGACAAACATTGCCGATGCGTTAGACTACCGGGGGCCTATTGGCAGCGTTACGCCTGAATTACAGACACTCCTCCAAAACACTCAGAATGCCGCTTCGGTTGCAACGCAGTCCAAAGATTTAGCTATGTCTGCGGCTCTCAATCTGACCCTTTCGGTTGAACAGATGACGGCTTCCAAGACGCAGACGCTCGCTAATTTCAGCGCTTTTCAATTCGCGGGCTTAGAAACCATCGAAGTTCGAATTATCGGCACCAGCATCCTCAATAATTCCAATTCGGCCCCCAAGCGTTTCTTAGCTTCTGCTACCAAGATACTTGGCGATTCGGGAAACCAGACCAGGCATCTGGGATCTACAGGTGGTTCGCTCGCTTCGTTAGGCTGGGATTATCAGGTGTACGGTGGCCACGTTTTCTCACGACTAGCCAGTAAAGCCGGTTCACAGCCCCTAAAATTCCAACATAACATGAAGCGGTACGTCTTGCGCTATTCGAAAGAAGTGAGCGGGGGTACGTTCGAAGTATGGGCCGATGGCGTGCTGAAACAGACAGTAAGTTGCGCGGGCGCACAGGCCTATGGGCAAGAAGTGACGCTCACCTGGCCGAGCGCGGGAATGCACACGGTTGAGATCAAGAACATGGTGGGTACGGTCTATATTGAGAGCCACGACGTTTGTCTGGATCGGCCTGGTTTGTATATCGTTGATGGTTCCTACGGAGGTAGTGCGATTAACAACTACCTAACCCTGAAGGGGAAAGAATCTAACCAAATCGATGGGATTGCCATTCAGGGCTGGAATGGCATCGACGCAGCCTTTGGTTTTAATGCCACCATTAAGCCCAAAGTAATATTTCTGCACAGTTTGGTCAACGATGCCGGTAGACCCGCCAGCCTTTTCGACCAGTATTATAAGCCCGGCATTGAGTACATCGTTCAGCGATGCAATGAGTTGGCGATACAATTAATCGCGGTGGTGGAAATGGGCGGGCATATGTCTATGCCCGCCAGTGGTAGCTACCAAAACTTCCAGAAGCACAGTCAATTGCTACTGGATCAGCGCGGAAAGCCCAACGTTACCGTGCTGGACTGGCACGGCAAAAGTGGCATGAGGACCACCGACCTGGTTGAACTGGATCGGCTGTCGAAGCGGTACTACAGCGTTACCAACCTGAACGTAGCGGCGGGAACATTCGCGGGGGATTTCATCCACCCCAACAACGTGGGTTACGCGGTTGAATTGGATATGTTGCACGCGGCTACTGGGCTTAATTTCGACGGGAAACAAGGCGAGGCATTTGACGTGGCGTTGCTCAACAACCGACCGCGCACACCTCTTTCGCTGGCCGCCAAATTATATGCAGAAAGTTTTGTCGGTCTGACCGGTGTCCAGCGTACCCAGAAAAATGCGTACGGAGCCTTCTGTACCTACAGGAATATTGGAGTCTCTACCCACGTAGCCACGGGCGAAATTGAGGCCGCCTGGGCATCGAGCGAAGAGATCAACTTCCTGCCTGACGTAAACACCACAATTGCAGCCGGGGCGGTGGACACGTATGGACCCTACGCCTCCTTCAATTTTAGCAACCTTGGTGGCAGCATCAGCAATGCTGTCAATAATCCAGCAGTTTTCACGATCACCCTCGTGGTTGGAAAAGGCACTGCATCAGTCCGAATCAATACCAACTCGAACAGTGCGGTTATCAATCAATCTATCAAGGGCGTTGTTTTTACCCCGGCTCACGCCGTTACCAGTGGATTCAGCATCAAAAATGAGTCGGATACCCCAATTATTTGCCACTACACGGTTGAGGCCATTGGGGGGGCTTTCCCGCTCATCACTCTTTCAGCAACCAAGCTCTATGGGTTTTATTTGACTGGAACCGAGCACGCCTGTATCCCTGGACGAGCCTTGGATAAGCTGCGTGACATGATTCCAAGTGCCGTTGTGGCGGGTGAAATTCCAGTGGAGAAAATCAACATTGGGCAGCGTTATATTGAGTCCGTCAATGGCAAGTCAGTCAAGAGTGTCGCTATCGGGAAAGAAATCTACAAGCCATTCCAGAGCGGCTTTTTCGGGCTGTATCGGCTCCAAAACACAACGGAGGTCGATCTGCGCGAATTCACCATTGTAGGAACAGTGGTTAATAATAACTACTCCGAAAAGTACGGCTCGAACCTAACGACAGTTGATTCCAACCAGGCATACGCTCAGGCATCGGGAACGTTTAACGACACGTTTGCCGGTAAGACGTTTACGCTAGTGGGTGCGATTCCGGGCGAGGCCACTGGCATCTCAGTGCAGTTGTATGGCAACGCTACTTATTTAGGGCTTCGTGCTGACGGAAGTTGGGCGAACGATGGCGGCAATCACGGCACCGCACCGGACGTATTGGCCAACACGCGTCACTACCGAGGCAAAACGTTTGCCATCACCTTCCAGATGCCTCCTAGTGAGCTATTTGCGGGGGCAAACAGAGTCTTCCGGATTTACTATAAAACAGGAGGGGGTAACCACTCCTGGCTAGATTGGGCCTTATGCGAAGGCTCAAAAGCGACAGTGTACTAAAAATGCATAACTGTGAAAAAAGCCTATAAGCCCAAACTACTCAGTGTCGATCAGGTGTCCGGGACGGTCGTCTTATCGACCCGAGCGCCAGATAAAACTGAAATCCCGGTTCAGATTGATGATAAAAGCTATACCGGCATAGTAACCGGTGGCCAGGTCTGGATTCAAACGGGAACCCCTTTTAAGAACACGCACTCCATTATTTTTTAATCATGTCCGCACTCGCAGAAATCACATCGGGAGCCAAAGCAGGCAGTACGCAGGTCAAAGTGACCCGCACGGCGGCCAACGGCACGGGTATCTTCGTATACCGGGGGGCGTTACTGCTTGGTTCGGCTTCTTTGGTGGCGGGTGTGGCGCTGGTTAACCTGGCTACGCCGCTGGCCACGGGCGATGTGATTCAGGCCAGTGTTACCAGCAAGGGCAACCAGTGCGGCAACCCTGTCACGGTTGTTGCCAATCCCATTAAGGTGACGGGCTGGAAGTCGGCCACGGAGGTGAACGTAGTGCAGGAAAACGGTCAGCAACTGACCATGCCGGTAAGCCAGTTCGTTCAGATGTACGGCTACCAACCGGCTTCCGTTTTTGATTCGATTGGCACCAATGCCGTGCTGCAACCCGAATACGTTCCCGCTGAAGTCTGTCCAATTGCCTTCGACCTAAATACGGAGAAGCAGGCCGGTCAGACCGTTTTGACGGTGACCAATGTGCAAAACACCAAGGGAGGAACGCTGATCAGCTGGAACGAAGGCCCCTACTCAAATACCATCGCGCAGACCTACACCGAAGCCACGGCGGTAACCATCGACGTGAAAGGGGCGGACGATACCACACCCCTGCGCCGGTCGATTGCGGTAGCGATTCTGGAAGCAACGCCCGAAAACGGTTCCATTACGGGACTAAGCTGGAAATCCGACTCCATTAGGCGGGGTTTCAACGCCATTGCCCATTGTCAAAACCAGCTTCAGTTTCGCCTGGAAGGATTCGATTTCGCTTGGCGGGATGCGATTTTTTACCCGCCAACGCAGAATGAACAGATCTACCATCCCGTGCCGAACGGCAGCTACACCCTTTGGGCCCGGGAGAAAGGCGATTCAGCCGAAGCCAACTGGATGTCACTCACCTTTACGCTTAATACTTAACACAGTAAACAACAACCATGAGCAATTTACAAGATTTCGTTTCGGAATATTCCGGCAAAAACAGCGCGTTGCGCATTCCGGGATCACGCAAACCCCTGCCAAAAGGCCGCTACATCGCCTTAGCGCTGGTACCTAAAAACTTACTCCCGGATATCGGCTCTGCCACGGAGTTTACGCTGCCAGGCGGTGGTTCGGCTACCAAAATCACGACCGCCAACAT of Tellurirhabdus bombi contains these proteins:
- a CDS encoding SGNH/GDSL hydrolase family protein, producing the protein MTLEEFNAKVDQYLPSNITQAISATELRTILKVLGQELFGVADSLRGGWTPELALVVNGQNLVVQLKDWSGGTGNKPTSVPAYVGQNGYVTNIANAINIRGIQGLPGNKGDQGNKGWTPRHISEVDGSRIVFKLTGYVGGEGTAPTTDVGKYFGVNGYVTNIADALDYRGPIGSVTPELQTLLQNTQNAASVATQSKDLAMSAALNLTLSVEQMTASKTQTLANFSAFQFAGLETIEVRIIGTSILNNSNSAPKRFLASATKILGDSGNQTRHLGSTGGSLASLGWDYQVYGGHVFSRLASKAGSQPLKFQHNMKRYVLRYSKEVSGGTFEVWADGVLKQTVSCAGAQAYGQEVTLTWPSAGMHTVEIKNMVGTVYIESHDVCLDRPGLYIVDGSYGGSAINNYLTLKGKESNQIDGIAIQGWNGIDAAFGFNATIKPKVIFLHSLVNDAGRPASLFDQYYKPGIEYIVQRCNELAIQLIAVVEMGGHMSMPASGSYQNFQKHSQLLLDQRGKPNVTVLDWHGKSGMRTTDLVELDRLSKRYYSVTNLNVAAGTFAGDFIHPNNVGYAVELDMLHAATGLNFDGKQGEAFDVALLNNRPRTPLSLAAKLYAESFVGLTGVQRTQKNAYGAFCTYRNIGVSTHVATGEIEAAWASSEEINFLPDVNTTIAAGAVDTYGPYASFNFSNLGGSISNAVNNPAVFTITLVVGKGTASVRINTNSNSAVINQSIKGVVFTPAHAVTSGFSIKNESDTPIICHYTVEAIGGAFPLITLSATKLYGFYLTGTEHACIPGRALDKLRDMIPSAVVAGEIPVEKINIGQRYIESVNGKSVKSVAIGKEIYKPFQSGFFGLYRLQNTTEVDLREFTIVGTVVNNNYSEKYGSNLTTVDSNQAYAQASGTFNDTFAGKTFTLVGAIPGEATGISVQLYGNATYLGLRADGSWANDGGNHGTAPDVLANTRHYRGKTFAITFQMPPSELFAGANRVFRIYYKTGGGNHSWLDWALCEGSKATVY
- a CDS encoding LytTR family transcriptional regulator DNA-binding domain-containing protein, which translates into the protein MIKLSIGNKIIEVKPERIIRVKGEGNYAVFFLIDGRTVLSARHLGHWETKLPGFILVHKGNLVNPAFITDMDTESVTIDGTVFPISRRRRKIVSQLIIKTDVADAIPA
- a CDS encoding discoidin domain-containing protein is translated as MNPFIHFLRFFTLADNGKAVPNNYNQPDSTHADLPVVAGDRLRFLVPRSDLGGLDFSRLAIHLLRHPVDFPPPNDSIINYPPPEPVLPDPIGGLRPQLGEISSVVRLRVNSAPKEGEHRQFALLVDIPNALNSFNNNLALNKPVMVSSAAGPAWASEHLTDGLGGIGWSSDGQLSVQDHVEYVVIDLEESALIESVTLVPTFGQGWPIDFTIDLSDDNSTWTTAITKTGAVQPQAPQTFAMPAKAYGRYVRIRATKLRYINPLDPYYRFQLGEVQIAGKLADEVRTLGGTFSGQKSDLTEYVQAIKAHFQANPYTPVSVIEDGNELEIRFHHSERFRLGHAPVRVGLGAVTESNTNQPTMAARKMETVTIGAKDAYTLVLSDDIEAGNVFTLAGKSYTASGKEQPAAILRALGVPDGKITVPSGTPVGLSVQKGNYTLANTNQPRIELLYTGNNGGGQDIYQAFVGADVQPGNLYQISAPGLTTRSKIATESDTKVSIEAFFNNSGDPGRMAIPQGQVPTAVAIAGTRTYENTNNPSLGLTGKVTTPAKVVDRYAISIGSSIRRGNQYVLGAATVIADQDDTTIDIARKFGHGSNPFTVEIPTGQQLTAYATPGLLYGPEHIADVEVIEGANWTKSGQLVADVVIPEGLKGDRYALALWDWKAKKVIAQSNYLRIRPTEKDTLVIRYGDPEQVYGYEYSEPGLFQQMRLPICLNEGRLQQQENIWDTLDEIRVRDRTTGILQRELITRALPESFHLALWAALKHREVWINGKPFRSEGEYKQSAAVGKRRLMNGVATVVETGKHWTNYAQNKPYLSSYESAGYAFVKSIVPNTTLNCWLQEGNFVQRIYGGQAIEPQVYQLLVQGTSERLAVIVFLNGTASLRAILEPTILNRIDSVLVVEAGSQVIIEARPFTTDFDVNAWFNQLAESDQGAFTNEYTDEFL